The genomic stretch GACCACTAGCCGCAATGCCGAAAAAGAATTATTTTTTCAAATCAACTAATTCCCACATCTTTGCATCACAATAATATATATAATATGTTTGAGAATTACAACTACACTGTAGCCGATAGATTTATCCGCTATGCAAAAATTGATACCCAAAGTGACCCATTGTCTACTACTTTTCCATCAACAGAAAAGCAAAAAGATTTGCTCAGAATTTTGGCAGAAGAACTAAAGCAAATTGGCTTGGCCGATGCACACATGGATGAGTGGGGTTATGTATATGCTACCTTGCCCAGCAATACTGATAAAAAAGTCCCTACTATATGTTTTTGTTCGCATGCTGATACTGCTCCCGATTGCAGCGGAACCAATGTGAATCCGCAAGTACATAATAATTATCAAGGTGGAGATATCATATATATTAATAATCCGGATTTGATTTTAAAAACAATTGAGAGTCCGCACTTATTAGATAAAATCGGTCATGATATTATAACAACAGATGGTACTACATTATTAGGTAGTGATGACAAATCGGGTGTTGCATGTATTATGGATGCGATACATTTTTTAATTAACAATCCACAAGTAAAACATGGCACTATTAAAGTATTATTCACCCCCGACGAAGAAGTAGGACGTGGCGTTGAGCATGTGGATGTTCCCAAAGTTGGGGCTGAGTTTTGTTATACCCTAGATAGCGGTGATGCAGGTTGGTTTGAAGATGAAACCTTTAGTGCCGATGGTGCCAAAGTTATTATACAGGGCATTAGTATACATCCAGGTTATGCCAAAGATAAAATGGTGAATGCAATGCGTGTGGCAGGCCATCTCATCGCACGTTTGCCATTGAATAGACTCTCTCCCGAAAGTACCGATAACAAAGAAGGTTTTGTACATTTGGTTCGCATGAGTGGCAATGTAGAAAAAGCAGAATTAGATTTTATTGTTCGTGATTTTGATGACCATTTATTAAAAAGACATGGTGAAGAATTATATAATATTTGTGAAACGGTGATCAATGAATTTCCAGGGGCGAAAATGGAATTTAGTATTACCGAACAATACCGAAATATGAAAAAAGTATTGGATCAATTTCCACAGGTTAGTCAGTATGCCCGTGAAGCTATTGAACGTACAGGACTTACTGTTACACAAAAACCAATTCGTGGTGGCACTGATGGTTCTAGGCTTTCTTATATGGGTTTGCCTTGTCCCAATTTATTTGCTGGCGAACAAGAAATACATTCATTGAAAGAATGGGTAAGTATACAAGACATGCAAAAAGCCGTTCAGACTATTGTGAATTTGTGTTGTATTTGGGAGGAGAAGGGGTAGTTGTGGGTTGTGGGTTGTGAATACTGCTTATATTATATATATACTTTATTCAAATTTGCGAGCAAAA from Bacteroidota bacterium encodes the following:
- the pepT gene encoding peptidase T, with translation MFENYNYTVADRFIRYAKIDTQSDPLSTTFPSTEKQKDLLRILAEELKQIGLADAHMDEWGYVYATLPSNTDKKVPTICFCSHADTAPDCSGTNVNPQVHNNYQGGDIIYINNPDLILKTIESPHLLDKIGHDIITTDGTTLLGSDDKSGVACIMDAIHFLINNPQVKHGTIKVLFTPDEEVGRGVEHVDVPKVGAEFCYTLDSGDAGWFEDETFSADGAKVIIQGISIHPGYAKDKMVNAMRVAGHLIARLPLNRLSPESTDNKEGFVHLVRMSGNVEKAELDFIVRDFDDHLLKRHGEELYNICETVINEFPGAKMEFSITEQYRNMKKVLDQFPQVSQYAREAIERTGLTVTQKPIRGGTDGSRLSYMGLPCPNLFAGEQEIHSLKEWVSIQDMQKAVQTIVNLCCIWEEKG